The Schistocerca gregaria isolate iqSchGreg1 chromosome 2, iqSchGreg1.2, whole genome shotgun sequence genome contains the following window.
CTTCCTGGCTTCTGCACTGCAGCCACAGAGCTGGCCTCCAGGAGAAATTGATCGTCTCATGATATCACATCTTGTCTTGGACCGGAACTAACTGCAGCTTGAATCCCACTGACCACACCCTCTGACTATAGACTTGGACCAGAGTAACGCTGACACAGTCGGTTGCAAAGGCAGGATGAACAACATGCCACAAACTGCAGATTCACAGCACAACCCCAATGGCCAAGTGAATTATTTGTACCAACGTTCATTGCTCTTGTGACATGGATTTTATTAACATTAAAGGCCAGACACGCACTTGTTGTGAAAGATACTTTGTTAAAGCAGCTCACATATTTATGACTAAAGTTTATATTTGTCAGCATTTGTAAAACTCTGTGtcttgttgtaaatattattgCGTCTGTTCGAATGGAAGCTCCGTTGTGCCTCTAACGTGCAGGCCAGCAGTGCATACTACATGCCTATCTTGTCTCCCTGGCTTCTGCAGTATCTCTCATGGTATGTCATTGTCTAGGGAAACGCATCTTTCCGCCTTCACGCCCATGGGGAGACTCATCACAGATTTAGAGTGGTCATCTGAGTACCTTTGTTCGCATAAGCATGATATTTTGTTTGCATATGGTACCACAGCTGTGACATATTTTTCAAAAGAATACATTGTGCATTATTCGCAGTACAATTTTCAGTTTGTTTGCCGATGGCCAATTTTGACATATTTAGTCACTAACAGGCAACAGTCAGCTAACAGGTAACATGTCGAACCACCTACAGATATTAGTATGATGTGTCAAataggaacggaatttttctcataCATCTGAGAGAACGATGTAGAATATAACGTACATTTGTATTTGACATAATATCACTGACAACTCATTTCTTTACATATcggctacactactagccattaaaattgctagaccaagcagaaatacagatgataaacggatattcattggacaaatatattatactagaactgacatgtgattacattttcacgcaatttgggtgcatagatcctgagaaatcagtacccagaacaaccacctctggccgtaataacggccttgataggcctggccattgagtgaaacagagcttggatggtgtgtacaggtacagctgcctgcgcagtttcgacacgataccacagttcatcaagagtagtaacttgtgtattgctcggccaccattgaccagacgttttcaattggtgatagatctggagaatgagctgggaagggcagcagtcgaacactatcgagaaaggcccatacaggatcagcaacatgtggtcgtgcgttatcctgctgaaatgtagggtttcgcagggatcgaatgaatggtagagccacaggtcgtaacacatctgaaatgtaacgtcctctgttcaaagtgccgtcaatgcgaacaagagctgagcgagacgtgtagccaatggcacccgataccataacgccgggtgatacgccagtatggcgatgacgaatacacgcttgcaatgtgcgttcaccgtgatgtcaccaaacacggatgcgactaccaTGATGCTGTAAAATAAACCTggcttcatacgaaaaaatgacgttttgctattcgtgcacccaggttcgtcgttgagtacgccatcgcaggcgctcctgtttgtgatgcagcgtcaagggtaaccgcagccatggtctccgagctcatagtccatgctgctgcaaacgtcgtcgaactgttcgtgcagatagttgttgtcttgcaaacgtccccatctgttgactcagggatcgagacgtggctgcacgatccgttacagcctcgcggataagatgactgtcacctcgattgctagtgatacgaggccgttaggatccagcacagcgttccgtcttacccttctgaacccaccgattccatattctgctaacagtcattggatctccaccaaccaacgtcgcgatacgttaaaccgcaatcgcgataggctacaatccgacatttatcaaagtcggaaacgtgaaggtacgcaattctcctccttacgtgaagaatcacaacaacgtttcaccaggcaacgccggtcaactgctgtttgtgtatgagaaatgggttggaaactttcctcgtgtcagcacgttgtaggtgtcgcacaccggcaccaaccttgtgtgaatgctctgaaaagctaatgatttgcgtatcacagcgacgtcttcctgtcggttaaatttagagtctgtagcacgtcatcttcgtggtgtagcaaattttaatgtccaatagtgtatGAACATCAGCTCATTCAGTTGATATGCTGTGGTGATATGTGCTTgataaagacaaaaaaaaatgtgaACTGAAAATTgtacagctcacaatgatatatatatttttttaagcaCACACTCTGCAACCAGATTCACTGATTATTTTGGTTGGAATCAGGCAGGTATTGAAGAAAGCTCAGTATGGGAAGAGACTTTGATTGTCAGCCTCCAGAGTGGCTGAACGCAGGATTCATCGCAGTCGCTCTGAAGCCAGAGTACAGTGGTAAATCGCTGAGGGTGACTTCCATGAGTGTGGAAAACGCCAACAAGACGCAGAGAGGCTATACGAGCAGGCTGTACAGAGTCACCGCGAAAGTGGAAGTAGCAGCAGAGGCGGAAGTTCACCCATGGCATTTGGTAGTGAAGTGCTGCTATGAGACGGGGATCGCGTCGGAGGTGAGCAGGGTCCAGCAGCTGTTCCCCAGGGAGACGCTGATGCTGACCAGCCTGGTGCCTGCCGTGCACGAGGCGCTGCGCCGCCTGCAGGCTAAGGCCGCGGGTCCGCGCTGCCTGCTGGCTGCCAGCTCGCCCGCCGACGTGCTGGTGATGGAGGACCTGTCGGCCGCGGGCTACGGCCCCCCGCCAGCCGGCTTCCTGGACCTGGAGCACTGCCGCCTGGTGCTGGACCGGCTGGCGCAGTGGCACGCCGCCTCCTGCACGCTGGACCTGGACAGCCCAGACTCCGGCGCCGACCCCCTGCTGCGGCGAGACCCCGCCTGGCAGCCGCCTGTCGCCAGCCTGCTGCTGCCGTACCACAGGAAGCAGTTCCGCAGCGTCGGGGTCGCGCTCGGCAACTTCCCTGACTGTCGCAAGTATTCGGAAAAATACAAGACAGACTCCGAGGAATGGGTGGATAAAATCGTGCATGCAGTCACTCGAAGttgtgctcagagcgatttcaaAGTTCTGGTACATGCAGATGTATGGAATAAGAATATAATGGTTAAGTACCGAGATGGAAAGCCTGTCGACTTACGGTTTGTCGACTTCCAGGTGAGTATTCACACTACACTATTATGATTTATCCAATGAGggtatacactatctgatgaaaattaCTGGGATACGTTTTAGTGGATATAGGGGGTGTCCACTCTTCACATTTATGACGGCTAGAACTGTGCTGTGGACACTTTGAGTTAGATGTCTGAACGTTTCCTAATAATAGtagaacattgtacttcaagaagTGAAACCAGGGGAGGTAATCACAGGAAAGATTTTGTCGACCACCCATCCCCTCTGCGACGGAGCggtaaaaataaagaagaagaagtgcGGTTGTGAACGTTCACACGAATTTGCACATACAAATGctggttaaaaatgttattgcaaatttttgctctcgcgtaagtctcaggggatgatttccacacttggtgcattagtacactaccACAACTgtgcatttgttatagtttttgaattaattattcactcagacacgagtacagtttatgctagggaacaaatattaggcgattattatagcaaaatcagtttttcacgacagaGTTCAATCACTATtaattggcgttgtccttttccttcacacaatgaaattagcactggtgagacggttcacagttttactttaataatgtaggctgctataaacgaaaatggttcaaataattcgaacagaaccacatgtcccactgtcctctttcttctaacagttttggcgcgaaatcacagttcgccacatgttcacttacgacgctgtatacctcgtaaatcgcactcacacaaataatcgtagcacttccagttcacaaaatatatgcttgcacacttgcactattaaacaatactccttgtcgaaataaatcggcgcgaaaaattCTTACTtgaacgaccacatgggccactctCAAGTGGGGCTTGCTCGCCATCCACACTCCGAAACGACTGATCAATAACtcacccctggccaagatggccgctcgttTATATAGGCTCGGATGTCCAAACCCCTGGTTATTTAAGTACCAGTCTCACCAATTAAGgtaacaaattttgatacatagatCCCCCGACAGAATTAAGTTCACCATCGGAACGGCGCTAAAAAGTAAatcttatttactatgttacattaatttctaggattattccatcgcccgtaaatcaagttttaatttttgcaaaatttcgccacttagcgcaaatttgtttgttgacatcccTGCTGCAAAGTTTTTAACATATAACTGCATATAGCACCATTTTTAgatgtaatctatagcgatctacacatatcactgctcaaaatcttcatatctataataattaattaattattagcgataaatgttaataataatttgcaaacaatgaaaactattgcaagttaagtgtatagtataactcaactagtttaaaatacgtgtgatcccacccaaaatattatgtagg
Protein-coding sequences here:
- the LOC126335815 gene encoding uncharacterized protein LOC126335815, whose amino-acid sequence is MGRDFDCQPPEWLNAGFIAVALKPEYSGKSLRVTSMSVENANKTQRGYTSRLYRVTAKVEVAAEAEVHPWHLVVKCCYETGIASEVSRVQQLFPRETLMLTSLVPAVHEALRRLQAKAAGPRCLLAASSPADVLVMEDLSAAGYGPPPAGFLDLEHCRLVLDRLAQWHAASCTLDLDSPDSGADPLLRRDPAWQPPVASLLLPYHRKQFRSVGVALGNFPDCRKYSEKYKTDSEEWVDKIVHAVTRSCAQSDFKVLVHADVWNKNIMVKYRDGKPVDLRFVDFQVSHLASPARDLVFFLYGNASEHVHRHHLSDLLTEYHCALSSALRDLGLQRLADAYPLHKLLADMDSLAMLALYSVCYAPLCTATDQRGVAIMDGLGVTGDCSEALVKLYSDPTLISYWKFINPILESKGAL